GTATACATCTACCCTTAGATCATTGGGATTTATTTCAACATCCACATCTTCCGCTTCAGGTAGTACTGCTACAGTAGCAGTAGAAGTATGGATACGCCCACCAGATTCGGTAGTGGGAATACGCTGCACCCTATGAACTCCGCTTTCATATTTTAGTCTACTATATGCTCCTTTACCCTCTATAACAAAGATAATCTCCTTTACACCACCCATATCGGTATAATTGGAGCTTAGTATCTCTACCTTCCACCTTTGACGCTCAGCATATCTGGTATACATCCTAAAAAGGTCAGCACCAAAAAGGGCTGCCTCTTCACCACCGGCACCACTGCGTATCTCTACCACTACATTCTTTTCATCATTTGGATCTTTAGGTAGCAACAATATTTCAAGTTCTTCCTTTAATTCTTGCTGTTTCTTTTTTAATTTAGACAATTCTTGTTCTACCATATCTTTGAACTCTTTATCTGATTCTTCTAGGAGGAGCCCCTGGGTTTCTTCTATCTCCCCTGTTACGTCTTTGTATTCCCTGTATTTATTTACTATGGGCTCTAATTCTGCATTTTCCTTGACCAATTTTCTCCATTTGTCCTGCTGCCCGATAATCTCCGGATTGGATATGGCAATACTTAATTGTTCATATTGCTTTTCTATAAAGTCTAATTTATCAAACATATACTTGTATCTGCCCCCTTATTTCTCTAATAGCGCTAAAACTACCCTGTCTATACCGGACAGGTCCTTTAAAAAAGATATTCCATCATAGGACCCATTATTTTTTAATATTTCCCTTACCTTGCTACTCTGGTTATACCCTACTTCCACAGCCCATAGACCACCCTCTTTAAGAAATGGACGAGCTCCTTTTGCAAGCATACGATAAAAATTTAGGCCATCTATTCCTCCATCAAGGGCCAATTGAGGCTCATATTCACTTACCTGTTTTTCTAGTATTTTTATATCTTCCGTAGGTATATATGGCGGATTGGATACCATTACATCAAAATATCCCCCGTACCTATCCCTGTTCAGCTCTTCAAAGATATTGCTATGAATAAAATTTATTCTATCCCCTACTCCACAACTTTGGGCGTTTTGCCGTGCTATTTTAAGGGCATCTTTGCTTATATCCACAGCTGTAATATATGCATTTTTAGCATAATAGGCTATGCTAACTGCAATACATCCGCTTCCTGTGCCAATTTCCAAAATATTTATCCTATCTTTCCTTGATTGTGAATGTTTTATTATATGTTCGACGAGTACCTCTGTATCACATCTAGGAATAAGTACTGACTTATCTACATAAAACCTTAGACCCATAAATTCCTTATATCCCATTATATATTGAATAGGTTTACCTGTAGAACGGAGTTTTATAAGGCCAAAAAATCTGTCATTCTGTTCATCAGATGGTACATAATGTCTGTTTATATACAATTCATAACGCTCCCAACCTAGGATATAACTAAGTAACATCTCCGCCTCCAAGCGAGGCATCTTTATGTTATTAGCTTGGAGGATTTTCTGTGCTTGGTTCAAAAGATTTACAACAGTCACA
The Xylanivirga thermophila genome window above contains:
- the prfA gene encoding peptide chain release factor 1, translating into MFDKLDFIEKQYEQLSIAISNPEIIGQQDKWRKLVKENAELEPIVNKYREYKDVTGEIEETQGLLLEESDKEFKDMVEQELSKLKKKQQELKEELEILLLPKDPNDEKNVVVEIRSGAGGEEAALFGADLFRMYTRYAERQRWKVEILSSNYTDMGGVKEIIFVIEGKGAYSRLKYESGVHRVQRIPTTESGGRIHTSTATVAVLPEAEDVDVEINPNDLRVDVYRSSGHGGQSVNTTDSAVRITHIPTGMVVTCQDEKSQLKNKEKALRVLKARLLDMAEQEQNSQYAEARKSQIGTGDRSERIRTYNFPQGRVTDHRIGFTIYQLESFLDGDLEEMINSLISADQAEKLKLMASPV
- the prmC gene encoding peptide chain release factor N(5)-glutamine methyltransferase — protein: MPRLEAEMLLSYILGWERYELYINRHYVPSDEQNDRFFGLIKLRSTGKPIQYIMGYKEFMGLRFYVDKSVLIPRCDTEVLVEHIIKHSQSRKDRINILEIGTGSGCIAVSIAYYAKNAYITAVDISKDALKIARQNAQSCGVGDRINFIHSNIFEELNRDRYGGYFDVMVSNPPYIPTEDIKILEKQVSEYEPQLALDGGIDGLNFYRMLAKGARPFLKEGGLWAVEVGYNQSSKVREILKNNGSYDGISFLKDLSGIDRVVLALLEK